In one Deinococcus radiopugnans ATCC 19172 genomic region, the following are encoded:
- a CDS encoding metallophosphoesterase, protein MTDSPVLSLPSPALIAVIGAPGAGRSTFAARHFGAHEVVTDFQALTHRLERGGLTVIDAALTRPDERRQVLAAARAHDLPAAAIVLDLPRPVLEARAARLGRDAASILPAFAELRRTLGGLQKEGFRPVYVLRSAAEIDAAQTVRVPLPPDRRDLRGPFDFIGDVHGCLPELLELLGKLGYVVNGSEVTAPAGRTAVFLGDLTDRGPDSAGVLRLVLGMVGAGTARCVPGNHDEKLARALDGKAVKVMHGLDVTLAQLDAAGEGFKAEVRAFLGSLPSHLVLDAGRVVAAHAGLPERYQGRVSGRVRSFALYGDVDGTYDELGLPVRRDWAAGYSGEAIVVYGHTPVAAPVWVGRTVDIDTGCAFGGALTALRYPELELVSVAARQQYVAPPRPLPLLGPGTGTPELRPDLPS, encoded by the coding sequence ATGACCGATTCCCCCGTTCTTTCCCTGCCCTCCCCCGCCCTGATCGCGGTGATCGGTGCGCCCGGCGCGGGCCGCAGCACCTTCGCGGCGCGGCATTTCGGGGCGCATGAAGTGGTCACGGACTTCCAGGCCCTGACCCACCGACTGGAACGCGGTGGGCTGACCGTAATCGACGCCGCGCTGACCCGCCCGGACGAGCGGCGGCAGGTACTGGCGGCAGCCCGCGCCCATGACCTGCCCGCCGCCGCCATCGTCCTCGACCTGCCCCGGCCAGTGCTGGAAGCCCGCGCCGCGCGGTTGGGCCGTGATGCGGCCTCTATTCTGCCCGCATTCGCCGAACTGCGGCGCACGCTGGGCGGCCTGCAGAAGGAGGGGTTCCGGCCGGTCTACGTCCTGCGCTCGGCCGCCGAGATCGATGCCGCGCAGACCGTGCGCGTGCCGCTGCCGCCGGATCGGCGTGACCTGCGCGGCCCCTTCGATTTCATCGGCGACGTGCACGGCTGTCTGCCCGAACTGCTGGAGCTGCTCGGAAAGCTCGGCTACGTTGTGAATGGCTCAGAGGTCACAGCGCCCGCAGGCCGCACCGCCGTTTTTCTGGGCGATCTGACTGACCGGGGGCCGGACAGCGCGGGCGTGTTGCGGCTGGTGCTGGGCATGGTGGGGGCGGGCACGGCGCGGTGCGTGCCGGGCAACCACGACGAGAAGCTGGCCCGCGCCCTGGACGGCAAGGCGGTGAAGGTCATGCACGGGCTGGACGTGACCCTGGCGCAACTGGACGCGGCGGGCGAGGGATTCAAAGCCGAGGTTCGCGCCTTTCTCGGCAGCCTGCCCAGCCATCTGGTGCTGGACGCTGGGCGCGTGGTGGCCGCGCACGCCGGGTTGCCGGAGCGCTACCAGGGCCGCGTCTCCGGACGCGTTCGCAGTTTTGCCCTGTACGGCGACGTGGACGGCACCTACGACGAGCTGGGCCTGCCGGTGCGCCGCGACTGGGCGGCCGGGTACAGCGGGGAGGCCATCGTGGTCTACGGCCACACGCCCGTCGCCGCCCCGGTCTGGGTGGGCCGCACGGTGGACATCGACACCGGTTGCGCGTTCGGCGGGGCACTCACCGCGCTGCGCTACCCGGAACTGGAGCTTGTCAGCGTGGCCGCACGTCAGCAGTACGTCGCCCCGCCGCGCCCGTTGCCTTTGCTGGGGCCGGGGACAGGCACGCCGGAGCTGCGCCCAGATCTACCCAGCTAA
- a CDS encoding metalloenzyme domain protein, which produces MSGVVWLALDGVGHPSDAPPGSVWEQDLLTLRPLIDAGLALDATLGVPGLPQSGTGQTCWLTGTDAVRYMGEHFGPHPGPTLQRLLRRASLSTRLAEAGLRPALANHYVPQYLEAQARRPRMGCFPFSFTAAGLPLNPPGVPPLGATLGLNYRAPFAALQSLAEVSQLGQRLALAAHEHDLIVADLWFGDLLGHLGRPEGPSPEAQDAAFAYLARVDALLTGVLNAGARVVIGSDHGNLENLNTKAHTVARVPFAGVGVELGAATTVVEAGQTIAGWFGLDSVDDGQSRAPRSPD; this is translated from the coding sequence TTGAGCGGTGTGGTCTGGCTGGCCCTGGACGGCGTGGGTCACCCCAGTGACGCGCCGCCCGGCAGCGTGTGGGAGCAGGACTTGCTCACCCTGCGCCCCCTGATCGACGCTGGCCTCGCGCTGGACGCCACGCTGGGCGTGCCGGGCCTGCCCCAGTCCGGCACCGGGCAGACCTGCTGGCTGACCGGCACCGACGCCGTGAGGTACATGGGCGAGCACTTCGGGCCGCATCCGGGGCCGACGCTGCAACGGCTGCTGAGGCGGGCCAGCCTGTCCACGCGGCTGGCCGAAGCTGGACTGCGCCCAGCGCTGGCCAATCACTACGTCCCGCAGTACCTGGAGGCCCAGGCCCGCCGCCCCCGCATGGGCTGTTTTCCCTTCTCGTTCACGGCGGCGGGGCTGCCCCTGAATCCGCCGGGCGTGCCGCCGCTGGGCGCGACGCTGGGATTGAATTACCGCGCGCCATTCGCCGCCCTTCAGAGTCTGGCCGAGGTTTCGCAGCTGGGGCAGCGGCTGGCGCTGGCCGCCCATGAACACGATCTGATCGTGGCCGACCTGTGGTTCGGTGACCTGCTGGGCCATCTGGGCCGCCCGGAAGGGCCGTCCCCAGAGGCGCAAGACGCGGCCTTCGCCTATCTGGCGCGGGTGGACGCCCTGCTGACCGGGGTGCTGAACGCGGGGGCGCGGGTGGTGATCGGCAGCGATCACGGCAATCTGGAGAACCTGAACACCAAGGCCCATACCGTGGCCCGCGTGCCGTTCGCCGGAGTGGGGGTGGAATTGGGCGCGGCGACGACTGTGGTGGAGGCGGGCCAGACCATCGCCGGGTGGTTCGGCCTGGATTCCGTTGATGACGGACAATCTCGGGCGCCACGCTCGCCAGACTGA
- a CDS encoding phosphoribosylanthranilate isomerase, with product MPRVKICGTTSVHDAVQAAQAGADALGFIFAPVSKRLVSASVAREAGLSVGPAVARVGVFLDQGLDEVLRLSEAARVSAVQLHGPLSEGFVRAVTAFYPVLRVLRPADLVTEGKLWQDVPGVTLMLDAPQPGGGVPLDWESLRATFPPGTWLAGGLGPWNVAEAIRVLRPAGVDAVSHLEARPGVKDSSKVAAFVRAARATTP from the coding sequence ATGCCCCGCGTCAAGATCTGCGGCACCACCTCCGTCCACGACGCGGTGCAGGCGGCGCAGGCGGGCGCAGACGCCCTGGGGTTCATCTTCGCGCCGGTCAGCAAACGGCTGGTTTCTGCCTCTGTGGCGCGCGAGGCGGGCCTGAGCGTGGGGCCGGCGGTGGCGCGGGTGGGCGTCTTTCTGGATCAGGGACTCGACGAGGTGCTGCGGCTCTCGGAGGCAGCGCGGGTGTCGGCGGTGCAGTTGCACGGCCCACTGTCTGAGGGCTTCGTGCGCGCGGTGACCGCGTTCTACCCGGTGCTGCGCGTCCTCCGCCCCGCCGATCTGGTCACCGAAGGCAAGCTCTGGCAGGACGTGCCCGGCGTCACCCTGATGCTGGACGCGCCGCAGCCGGGCGGCGGCGTGCCACTGGACTGGGAGAGCCTGCGGGCCACTTTCCCCCCCGGCACGTGGCTGGCCGGAGGGCTGGGGCCGTGGAACGTCGCCGAGGCGATCCGGGTGCTGCGGCCTGCCGGGGTGGACGCCGTGAGCCACCTGGAAGCCCGTCCTGGCGTGAAGGATTCGTCGAAAGTGGCCGCCTTCGTGAGGGCTGCACGGGCCACCACCCCCTGA